One segment of Capnocytophaga sp. oral taxon 878 DNA contains the following:
- a CDS encoding DUF4134 domain-containing protein has product MIGVTQFSIAQGNGVGGINEATRMVTSYFDPATKLIYAIGAVVGLIGGVKVYNKFSSGDPDTSKTAASWFGACIFLIVAATILRSFFL; this is encoded by the coding sequence ATGATAGGAGTTACACAATTTTCCATTGCTCAGGGCAATGGTGTAGGAGGTATCAACGAAGCTACCCGTATGGTTACCTCGTATTTTGACCCAGCTACCAAGCTCATCTATGCCATAGGGGCTGTGGTGGGACTCATCGGTGGGGTGAAGGTATATAACAAGTTTAGTAGTGGCGACCCCGATACCAGCAAAACGGCTGCCAGTTGGTTTGGGGCTTGTATTTTCCTAATTGTAGCGGCTACGATCTTACGTTCGTTCTTCTTATAA
- the traK gene encoding conjugative transposon protein TraK, translating to MEFKIFRNIENGFKQIRMYAIAFAVLCSGVSIFAVGYAYYFAEKQREKIYVLDNGKSLMLALSQDEKINRPVEAKEHVRRFHELFFNLAPDKKAIEDNTKRAFFMADKSAFNYYKDLAEKGYYNRIISGNILQRVVIDSVRCNFNSYPYQVETFAKQFITRASNITERSLITSCRLINSVRSDNNPQGFIIEQFNVIENKDLRTVER from the coding sequence ATGGAATTTAAAATCTTTAGAAACATCGAAAACGGATTCAAGCAAATCCGTATGTATGCCATAGCCTTTGCTGTGCTTTGCTCAGGCGTGAGTATCTTCGCTGTAGGCTATGCCTATTACTTTGCCGAGAAACAGCGCGAGAAAATCTATGTGTTAGACAATGGCAAATCATTAATGCTGGCACTCTCTCAAGATGAGAAAATCAATCGCCCTGTCGAAGCTAAAGAACACGTGCGCAGGTTTCACGAACTCTTCTTCAACTTAGCCCCCGATAAAAAAGCAATTGAAGATAATACCAAACGTGCCTTTTTTATGGCAGATAAATCTGCCTTTAACTACTATAAAGATTTGGCTGAAAAAGGCTATTACAACCGCATCATCTCTGGCAATATCCTCCAACGGGTAGTCATCGATAGCGTGCGCTGTAACTTTAATAGCTATCCTTATCAGGTAGAAACCTTTGCCAAGCAGTTCATCACCCGCGCCAGCAACATCACCGAAAGGAGTCTTATTACCTCTTGCAGGTTGATTAACTCCGTGCGTTCTGATAACAACCCTCAAGGGTTTATCATCGAACAGTTCAATGTAATAGAAAACAAAGACCTTAGAACCGTAGAGAGATGA
- the traJ gene encoding conjugative transposon protein TraJ: MENLHQILRTLYDEMMPLTAQMSAIAKGLAGLGALFYVAMRIWQALARAEPVDVYPLLRPFAIGLCVIFFPTLVLGTMNTVLSPVVTGTHSILEGQTLDLHKLQEQKDRLEREAQLRNPETAYLVSDEEFDKKIDELGWMPEDMAVMAGMYIERGMYDLKQSIRSWFRELLEMLFQAAALVIDTIRTFFLVVMSILGPIAFAISVWDGFQSTLLQWVTRYVSVYLWLPVSDLFSAILARIQSLILQRDIEQLSDPSFIPDTTNTAYIIFMVIGIIGYFTIPTVAGWIIQAGGMGNYGRNVNQATSNAGNIAGAGAGSLSGNITGRLMK; the protein is encoded by the coding sequence ATGGAAAATCTACACCAAATACTCCGTACTTTATACGATGAGATGATGCCCCTAACAGCTCAGATGTCTGCCATAGCCAAAGGCTTGGCAGGCTTAGGGGCACTGTTTTATGTGGCAATGCGTATATGGCAAGCCTTAGCCCGAGCCGAACCTGTGGATGTATATCCCTTGCTCCGTCCCTTTGCCATAGGGCTGTGTGTGATATTTTTCCCTACTCTGGTGTTAGGAACAATGAATACAGTGCTAAGTCCTGTGGTAACGGGTACCCATAGCATCTTAGAAGGACAAACACTCGATTTGCACAAACTACAAGAGCAAAAGGACCGATTAGAGCGAGAGGCACAATTGCGCAACCCCGAAACTGCCTACCTCGTCTCAGATGAAGAGTTTGACAAAAAGATTGATGAATTGGGTTGGATGCCCGAAGATATGGCTGTAATGGCAGGAATGTATATTGAAAGAGGGATGTATGACCTCAAGCAAAGCATCCGATCGTGGTTTCGTGAACTACTCGAAATGCTCTTTCAAGCAGCCGCTTTAGTGATTGACACCATACGCACTTTCTTTCTTGTGGTGATGTCTATTTTAGGACCTATAGCCTTTGCCATTTCGGTATGGGATGGATTTCAATCTACCTTACTACAATGGGTTACCCGCTATGTAAGTGTCTATCTATGGCTTCCTGTATCCGATTTGTTCAGTGCTATTTTAGCACGTATCCAATCCCTTATCTTACAACGAGACATCGAACAACTCTCCGACCCGAGTTTCATTCCTGATACTACCAACACAGCCTACATTATCTTTATGGTCATTGGTATCATAGGCTATTTTACCATTCCTACTGTGGCAGGTTGGATTATACAAGCAGGAGGTATGGGCAATTATGGTAGAAATGTAAACCAAGCTACCTCTAATGCGGGTAATATAGCAGGTGCAGGAGCTGGCTCTCTTTCAGGTAATATTACAGGTAGGTTAATGAAGTAA
- a CDS encoding TraL conjugative transposon family protein, whose product MIAKIQREIHSLKKQTRSYCQGLSPSQRKRLVLLAFAVYSLLTLFILWHAYQEYHQGEAPAIQHIDNKAIVPTEGNTPKKDSLIFKQLNNGKEHTPSRAKR is encoded by the coding sequence ATGATAGCCAAAATCCAAAGAGAGATACATTCTCTAAAAAAGCAAACCCGAAGTTATTGCCAGGGACTTTCACCCTCACAAAGAAAACGCTTGGTACTCTTAGCCTTTGCAGTCTACTCACTACTTACTCTTTTTATACTATGGCACGCTTACCAAGAGTACCACCAAGGCGAAGCCCCTGCCATACAGCATATTGACAACAAGGCTATTGTACCTACAGAGGGAAATACCCCAAAAAAGGATTCGTTAATTTTTAAACAACTTAATAATGGAAAAGAACACACCCCTTCCAGAGCAAAACGGTAA
- a CDS encoding DUF4141 domain-containing protein, translating into MKKMLLTGFFAIAMLASPKLSAQWVVTDPTNFAQSIINTTQQIVQTSSTAKNMLNNFREVEKLYNQGKEYYDALKKVNNLVKDARKVQETVLLVGDISKMYVTNFKKMSQDPNFSSQELSAIANGYSKLLGESSKLLKDLQQIVNSSSLSMNDKERMDIIDKVHKEVKEYYNLVRYYTQKNISVSYLRAKKQNDAQKVLSLYGTELKYW; encoded by the coding sequence ATGAAGAAAATGTTATTAACGGGGTTTTTTGCTATAGCTATGCTGGCAAGCCCCAAATTAAGTGCACAATGGGTAGTAACTGACCCAACTAATTTTGCTCAGAGCATCATCAACACTACCCAGCAGATAGTGCAAACCTCCTCAACGGCTAAGAATATGCTCAACAACTTCCGAGAGGTGGAAAAGCTCTACAACCAAGGTAAGGAGTATTACGATGCTCTGAAAAAGGTAAATAACTTGGTAAAAGATGCCCGCAAAGTACAGGAAACGGTGCTACTGGTGGGCGACATCTCCAAGATGTATGTAACCAACTTCAAGAAAATGAGTCAAGACCCTAACTTCTCCTCTCAAGAGTTGTCGGCTATTGCCAATGGCTACTCCAAGCTCTTGGGTGAAAGTTCTAAGCTGCTCAAAGACCTGCAACAAATTGTTAATAGCTCCTCACTCTCTATGAACGACAAAGAGCGTATGGATATTATCGATAAGGTGCATAAGGAAGTGAAAGAGTACTATAACTTAGTACGCTACTACACCCAGAAAAACATCTCGGTAAGCTATCTACGTGCTAAGAAGCAAAACGATGCGCAAAAGGTACTTTCACTCTATGGAACAGAACTCAAATACTGGTAA
- the traM gene encoding conjugative transposon protein TraM, with product MEKNTPLPEQNGNTPASDKANASSTPSFLVSEEEEKALQERNEEKALAKKQQLKKIVIYALMGIIFLACMYLLFGGGSEQEQTQVGINEAIPQATETLLPSDKEKAYEEALLEEKEADKKASLNALSDYWQEDEGEEYPEAIEEEEEPTPRYRKATPNAFERSAQSYRDIHQTLGSFYQDNSAYEEQQKLKEEIASLKSQLSNKQDPTSVDAQMALMEKSYEMASRYLPKGQQNPSMMGGAGSQEGEGNNSSEADNAEQSKNIAPVYTPEEKVVSRLPRKQSEKEALQEWVKEQQTAFFNGESFKPQGSILKNSIRACTHIEQLLGENSRVQLRLLEPIRVAGILIPKGELLTASAKVSGDRLLLTVKSLEYKGKVIPVSIAAYDIDGQQGLYLPASSDANAFREIAAGMSKSSGSSFTFSSSAKDQIVSELSKGVVQGGTSFLSKKIAQPSIRVKAGYQLLLISKK from the coding sequence ATGGAAAAGAACACACCCCTTCCAGAGCAAAACGGTAATACCCCTGCCTCAGATAAGGCTAACGCTTCTTCTACACCGAGTTTCTTGGTCAGTGAAGAAGAGGAAAAAGCCCTCCAAGAGCGCAATGAGGAAAAAGCCCTTGCTAAAAAACAACAACTCAAAAAAATTGTCATCTATGCCCTAATGGGGATAATCTTCCTCGCTTGTATGTATCTGCTTTTTGGTGGCGGAAGTGAGCAAGAGCAAACACAAGTAGGTATCAATGAGGCAATACCACAAGCTACCGAGACACTCTTGCCTTCTGATAAAGAAAAAGCCTACGAAGAAGCCCTCTTAGAAGAAAAAGAAGCTGATAAAAAAGCCTCTCTCAATGCGCTGTCAGACTATTGGCAAGAAGACGAAGGCGAGGAATATCCCGAAGCTATCGAGGAGGAAGAAGAACCTACTCCGCGTTATCGCAAGGCTACCCCTAATGCCTTTGAGCGTTCCGCTCAGTCTTATCGCGATATTCACCAGACTTTAGGCAGTTTCTACCAAGACAATAGTGCTTACGAGGAGCAACAAAAACTCAAAGAAGAGATAGCCTCGCTCAAGTCTCAACTCTCCAACAAGCAAGATCCTACCTCTGTAGATGCTCAAATGGCATTGATGGAAAAGTCTTATGAGATGGCTTCAAGATATTTGCCTAAAGGACAACAAAACCCTTCAATGATGGGGGGCGCAGGCTCACAAGAGGGCGAGGGAAACAATAGTAGCGAAGCTGACAATGCAGAACAGAGCAAAAATATCGCTCCTGTCTATACCCCAGAGGAAAAGGTCGTCAGTCGTTTGCCCCGCAAGCAGTCCGAGAAGGAGGCTCTGCAAGAATGGGTGAAGGAGCAACAGACCGCTTTTTTCAATGGCGAGAGCTTTAAGCCACAAGGTAGTATTCTAAAGAATAGCATTCGCGCTTGTACACATATAGAACAGCTATTAGGAGAAAACTCAAGGGTGCAGCTAAGACTTTTAGAGCCTATACGAGTAGCAGGCATACTCATTCCCAAAGGAGAACTGCTTACAGCCTCTGCTAAAGTGAGTGGTGATAGATTGTTACTCACCGTAAAATCCTTAGAATACAAGGGCAAGGTAATTCCTGTTTCTATAGCTGCCTACGATATCGATGGGCAACAAGGGTTATACCTGCCCGCTTCTTCCGATGCCAATGCCTTTAGAGAAATAGCAGCGGGAATGAGCAAAAGTTCAGGAAGTAGCTTTACCTTTAGCTCTTCAGCCAAAGACCAAATTGTCTCGGAGCTGAGCAAAGGGGTCGTGCAAGGAGGTACCTCCTTTCTTTCTAAAAAGATTGCACAGCCTTCCATAAGGGTTAAAGCAGGTTATCAGCTCCTACTCATCTCTAAGAAATAG
- a CDS encoding TraG family conjugative transposon ATPase → MRNSSKINTLESKFPILAIEQDCLLTKEADISVGFEVQLPELFTISGEDYEILHSLWHKAIKVLPQYTVIHKQDWFIKEQYEPELQGENLSFLSHSYEKHFNERPFLNHRCYLFITQTTKNRMRAQSNFSSLCKGNFLPKELTNREHATQFLEAVAQLERILNDSNLIKLRQLKTEDYIGTPHKKGLFEQYLSLSTDEKESLQDICLSAEQMRIGNQRLCVHTLSDTEDLPSKVQADSRYERLSTDKSDCRLSFAAPVGLLLSCNHIYNQYLFLDNSEENLRQFEKSARNMHSLSRYSRSNQINKEWIEQYLNEAHSYGLSSIRAHFNVMAWSDNPQELRSIKNDVGSALASMECKPRHNTIDTATLYWAGIAGNAADFPSEETFYTFIEPALCFFTQETNYQSSSSPFGIKMADRLTGKPIHLDISDEPMKKGIITNRNKFVLGPSGSGKSFFTNHLVRQYYEQGTHIVLVDTGNSYQGVCELIHHKTKGKDGIYFTYTEDNPIAFNPFYTDDGVFDIEKRESIKTLILTLWKRDNEPPTRAEEVALSNAVNLYLQLVKDNPSHTPSFNGFYEYIKNDYRAILQEKQVREKDFDLANFLNVLEPYYKGGEYDYLLNSDKELDLLSKRFIVFEIDAIKDHPILFPVVTIIIMEVFINKMRRLKGIRKMILIEEAWKAIAKEGMAEYIKYLFKTVRKFFGEAVIVTQEVDDIIHSPIVKESIINNSDCKILLDQRKYMNKFDAIQAMLGLTEKEKSQILSINLSNDSRRKYKEVWIGLGGTHSAVYATEVSREEYFAYTTEESEKHQVMELSEKLDGNLEKAIVQMANGL, encoded by the coding sequence ATGAGAAATAGTTCTAAAATCAACACCTTAGAGAGTAAGTTCCCTATTCTTGCCATAGAACAAGACTGCTTGCTCACCAAAGAAGCCGACATCAGCGTCGGCTTCGAGGTGCAGCTTCCAGAGCTCTTTACCATTTCGGGTGAGGACTATGAGATACTCCACTCACTTTGGCATAAGGCTATCAAAGTATTGCCACAGTATACCGTTATCCACAAACAGGACTGGTTTATCAAGGAACAATACGAACCTGAACTACAAGGTGAGAATCTGAGTTTTCTCTCTCATTCGTACGAAAAGCATTTTAACGAGCGTCCGTTCTTAAATCACAGATGCTACCTGTTCATCACCCAAACCACCAAAAACCGAATGAGAGCCCAAAGCAACTTTTCCTCCCTTTGCAAAGGAAACTTCTTGCCTAAGGAGCTCACTAACCGAGAACACGCCACCCAGTTCTTGGAAGCGGTAGCGCAGTTAGAGCGTATTTTAAATGACTCTAACCTGATAAAGCTCCGTCAGCTCAAAACAGAGGACTATATAGGTACTCCTCACAAAAAGGGACTCTTTGAGCAATATCTTAGTCTTTCCACTGATGAGAAAGAGAGCCTGCAAGATATATGCCTCTCTGCCGAGCAAATGCGCATTGGTAACCAAAGACTCTGTGTGCATACCTTATCAGATACAGAAGACTTGCCCTCTAAGGTACAAGCCGATAGCCGTTACGAGCGACTCTCTACCGATAAGAGCGATTGCCGTTTGTCCTTTGCAGCCCCTGTGGGCTTGCTACTGAGTTGTAACCATATCTACAACCAATACCTATTCTTGGACAATTCTGAAGAAAATCTCAGACAGTTTGAGAAGTCAGCACGCAATATGCATTCGCTTTCAAGATACAGCCGTAGCAACCAAATCAACAAAGAATGGATAGAGCAATACCTCAATGAGGCTCACTCTTATGGACTTTCCTCTATCAGAGCACACTTTAATGTGATGGCGTGGTCGGACAACCCACAAGAGCTTAGGAGTATTAAAAACGATGTGGGTAGCGCTTTGGCGTCAATGGAGTGCAAGCCGCGCCATAACACCATAGATACGGCAACTCTCTATTGGGCAGGTATAGCTGGCAATGCAGCCGACTTCCCCAGTGAAGAGACTTTCTATACTTTTATAGAGCCCGCTTTGTGCTTTTTCACTCAGGAGACCAACTATCAAAGTTCTTCCAGTCCTTTCGGCATTAAGATGGCCGACAGGCTCACAGGCAAGCCTATCCACTTGGATATCTCCGATGAGCCTATGAAAAAAGGGATTATCACCAACCGTAATAAGTTCGTCTTAGGACCTTCGGGTAGTGGTAAATCCTTTTTCACGAACCACTTAGTAAGGCAGTATTACGAACAAGGTACACATATCGTTTTAGTAGATACAGGGAACTCCTACCAAGGGGTCTGTGAGCTTATTCACCACAAGACCAAAGGCAAGGATGGGATTTACTTTACTTATACCGAAGACAATCCCATTGCTTTTAACCCTTTCTACACTGATGATGGGGTGTTTGACATTGAAAAGCGAGAGAGTATCAAAACACTGATACTCACCCTTTGGAAGCGAGACAATGAGCCTCCTACACGTGCGGAAGAGGTAGCCCTTTCCAATGCAGTGAACCTTTACCTACAATTGGTAAAAGACAATCCCTCGCACACACCTTCTTTCAATGGCTTTTATGAGTATATCAAGAATGACTACCGAGCTATACTACAAGAGAAGCAGGTAAGAGAAAAGGACTTTGACTTGGCTAACTTCCTCAACGTGTTAGAGCCTTATTACAAAGGAGGTGAATACGACTATCTGCTCAATTCCGATAAGGAATTAGACCTGCTTTCCAAACGCTTTATCGTATTTGAAATTGATGCGATTAAAGACCACCCGATACTCTTTCCTGTGGTTACGATCATCATTATGGAGGTGTTTATCAACAAGATGAGGCGCCTGAAGGGTATTCGCAAGATGATTCTCATCGAAGAAGCGTGGAAAGCGATTGCCAAAGAGGGAATGGCGGAGTACATCAAGTACCTATTCAAAACCGTGCGTAAGTTCTTTGGTGAGGCAGTGATTGTAACCCAAGAGGTAGATGATATTATCCATTCACCTATTGTAAAGGAATCTATCATCAACAACTCCGATTGCAAGATATTGCTCGACCAGCGCAAGTATATGAACAAGTTTGATGCTATCCAAGCGATGTTAGGACTTACTGAGAAAGAGAAGTCGCAAATCCTATCTATCAATCTCTCCAACGACTCTCGTCGCAAATACAAAGAAGTGTGGATAGGCTTAGGAGGCACACACTCTGCGGTGTATGCTACAGAGGTAAGCCGAGAAGAATACTTTGCCTACACCACTGAAGAGAGCGAAAAACACCAAGTGATGGAACTCTCCGAGAAGTTAGACGGCAATTTGGAAAAAGCCATCGTACAAATGGCTAATGGACTGTAA
- a CDS encoding DUF4133 domain-containing protein — protein sequence METKNSYSINKGIGRSVEFKGLKAQYLFIFAGGLLSVLILVMILYTVGVNSFVCLGVGVSMVSLVVWQTFSLNQKYGEHGLMKQAARKRHPKYLRHQRSPRQFIRYPKPKTTLNEK from the coding sequence ATGGAGACAAAAAACAGCTATTCTATCAACAAAGGCATCGGCAGAAGTGTAGAGTTCAAAGGACTCAAAGCGCAGTACCTCTTCATCTTTGCAGGAGGACTGCTCTCGGTGCTTATCTTGGTGATGATCCTCTACACGGTAGGAGTCAATTCTTTTGTATGCTTGGGGGTAGGCGTTAGTATGGTCAGCCTTGTGGTTTGGCAGACTTTTTCACTAAACCAGAAATACGGTGAACACGGCCTGATGAAACAAGCAGCTCGCAAACGCCACCCCAAATACCTACGCCACCAAAGATCCCCACGCCAATTTATTCGTTACCCTAAACCTAAAACAACCCTCAATGAGAAATAG